Genomic DNA from Deltaproteobacteria bacterium:
AGACCGGCGGCGTCAATGGTCGCGCAGGCCGGACCTGTGGCGTCAACGGCATAGACGATTCCATTTATTTCGGGGCAGCTTAAAGGCGAGCTGAACCCGGTGATGGAGGCTCCTGCGGTGGGGCTAACCCCGATATCCCCGGTAATGGAGGACATCGGAATGTTGGAGATTCCGCTTCCGGACAGTGCCGCGAAATGAGCCGCCGCGCCAAGGTTCAAGGGCGCAACTCCGGTGGTAAAGGTCCAGACGTAATCATTGAGCATTGCGTTGCCCGCCAGGTCCTTAACCTGATTGGTGACCGTGGCCGTATAGACGGTGAAGGGCAAAAGAGGGCTCAAAGGCGTGAATGTCGCAGTCAGGCCCACGTAGATCACCGTGCCTGCAACGGGCGTGAGCCCCTGCTTCAAGGTAAATGAAGCGGTGCTGATGGTGGCGGGGGTCATGGTCTCGCTGAAGGTGGCTGTAACAGGAGTCTTTATCCACACTCCGGTTGCGAGATCGGCAGGGCTTACCAGGGTAATCGTGGGCCTTACAGTGTCAGGCGCGGCTCCCGTGGTGAAGCTCCAGACATAATTGTTCAGGAGCGAGTTTCCTGCCAGGTCCTTGGCCCCGGTTGTGATGGTGGCGGTATAGACGGTGCTGTTTATAAGCGGAACCGAGGGCGTGAAAGTCGCGGTCAGGCCCACGTAAACCACCGTGCCCGTAACAGGAGTCAGGCCATTGTATAAGGTGAATGTGGTGGTGCTGATGCTGATGGGGGCCATGAATTCACTGAATGTGGCGTTGACCGCCGTGTTGATAAGCACTCCGGTTTCGAGATCGGCGGGACTTACCAAAGTGACCGTGGGCCGTGTTGTGTCAGGTGCGGCTCCCGTGGTGAAGGTCCAGACGTAATTGTTCAGGAGCGAGTTTCCTGCCAGGTCCTTGGCCCCGGTTGTGATGGTGGCGGTATAGACGGTGCTGTTTATAAGCGG
This window encodes:
- a CDS encoding DUF3494 domain-containing protein → PLINSTVYTATITTGAKDLAGNSLLNNYVWTFTTGAAPDTTRPTVTLVSPADLETGVLINTAVNATFSEFMAPISISTTTFTLYNGLTPVTGTVVYVGLTATFTPSVPLINSTVYTATITTGAKDLAGNSLLNNYVWSFTTGAAPDTVRPTITLVSPADLATGVWIKTPVTATFSETMTPATISTASFTLKQGLTPVAGTVIYVGLTATFTPLSPLLPFTVYTATVTNQVKDLAGNAMLNDYVWTFTTGVAPLNLGAAAHFAALSGSGISNIPMSSITGDIGVSPTAGASITGFSSPLSCPEINGIVYAVDATGPACATIDAAGLAVAKADLTIAYNDAAGRTQPAPATVAGDLGGQTLPPGIYKSMSTLSIASGNLVLDGQGDPNAVWIFQIASTLTTVGCGASVPCGTGGNVMLINGANAANVFWQVGSAATIGDWTLFNGTILAYDDISLNTGAQVNGRLLAGAQASGFGAITLIANNIVITP